In Grus americana isolate bGruAme1 chromosome 17, bGruAme1.mat, whole genome shotgun sequence, the following proteins share a genomic window:
- the SGK2 gene encoding serine/threonine-protein kinase Sgk2 isoform X4, which produces MYVAWMEPSSTALGKTKELIKHGRERIGQTIKASGSRLCSYAERVAFLMDRSRSPDKSTQPPTPTDNINLGPSANPNAKPTDFDFLKVIGKGSFGKVLLAKRKCDGTFYAVKVLHKKTILKKKEQNHIMAERNVLLKNVKHPFLVGLHYSFQTSEKLYFVLDYVNGGELFFHLQRERCFREPRARFYAAEVASAIGYLHSLNIIYRDLKPENILLDCQGHIVLTDFGLCKEGMEQEETTSTFCGTPEYLAPEVLKKQPYDRTVDWWCLGAVLYEMLFGLLEIKNHVFFSPINWDDLYHKRITPPFNPNVAGPADLRHFDPEFTQEAISTSITHTPDLAASSSSASDAFLGFSYAPTEEDI; this is translated from the exons ATGTACGTGGCCTGGATGGAGCCCTCCTCCACTGCCCTGGGGAAGACGAAGG AACTCATCAAGCACGGCCGCGAGAGGATAGGACAAACCATCAAGGCCTCCGGCTCCAGGCTCTGCTCGTA TGCTGAACGAGTTGCTTTTTTAATGGATCGTTCTCGGAGCCCGGACAAAAGCACCCAG CCTCCAACACCAACTGACAACATCAACCTCGGACCTTCTGCTAACCCAAA TGCCAAGCCAACAGACTTTGACTTCCTGAAGGTTATTGGCAAAGGAAGCTTTGGAAAA GTTCTCCTGGCCAAACGCAAGTGTGATGGGACTTTTTATGCAGTGAAAGTCTTGCATAAGAAAACcatcctaaagaaaaaagag CAAAACCACATCATGGCAGAGCGCAACGTGCTCCTGAAAAATGTCAAGCACCCCTTCCTCGTGGGACTCCACTACTCCTTCCAGACTTCGGAGAAACTTTACTTTGTGCTTGACTATGTAAACGGGGGAGAG CTCTTCTTCCACTTGCAAAGGGAGCGCTGCTTCCGTGAACCCCGGGCCCGATTCTATGCCGCAGAAGTCGCTAGTGCGATTGGGTACCTGCATTCCTTAAACATCATTTACAG ggaCTTAAAACCTGAGAACATCCTCCTGGATTGCCAG GGACATATAGTACTAACAGACTTTGGACTCTGCAAAGAAGGAATGGAGCAAGAGGAGACAACTTCTACTTTTTGTGGCACTCCTGAG TACTTGGCTCCTGAGGTGCTAAAGAAGCAGCCGTATGACAGGACAGTAGACTGGTGGTGCCTAGGGGCTGTCCTCTATGAGATGCTGTTTGGACTG CTTGAGATAAAGAACCATGTATTCTTCAGCCCCATAAACTGGGACGACTTGTACCACAAGAGGATTACTCCTCCATTCAACCCCAATGTG GCTGGTCCAGCTGATCTGCGACACTTTGATCCAGAGTTCACCCAAGAAGCAATCTCCACCTCCATCACCCACACGCCTGACCtagcagccagcagctccagtgcCTCAGATGCATTTTTAGGATTTTCTTATGCACCAACTGAAGAGGACATCTAG
- the SGK2 gene encoding serine/threonine-protein kinase Sgk2 isoform X3, giving the protein MDRSRSPDKSTQPPTPTDNINLGPSANPNAKPTDFDFLKVIGKGSFGKVLLAKRKCDGTFYAVKVLHKKTILKKKEQNHIMAERNVLLKNVKHPFLVGLHYSFQTSEKLYFVLDYVNGGELFFHLQRERCFREPRARFYAAEVASAIGYLHSLNIIYRDLKPENILLDCQGHIVLTDFGLCKEGMEQEETTSTFCGTPEYLAPEVLKKQPYDRTVDWWCLGAVLYEMLFGLPPFYSRDVSQMYDNILHKPLQIQGSKTVAACDILQGLLHKDQKRRLGAKTDFLEIKNHVFFSPINWDDLYHKRITPPFNPNVAGPADLRHFDPEFTQEAISTSITHTPDLAASSSSASDAFLGFSYAPTEEDI; this is encoded by the exons ATGGATCGTTCTCGGAGCCCGGACAAAAGCACCCAG CCTCCAACACCAACTGACAACATCAACCTCGGACCTTCTGCTAACCCAAA TGCCAAGCCAACAGACTTTGACTTCCTGAAGGTTATTGGCAAAGGAAGCTTTGGAAAA GTTCTCCTGGCCAAACGCAAGTGTGATGGGACTTTTTATGCAGTGAAAGTCTTGCATAAGAAAACcatcctaaagaaaaaagag CAAAACCACATCATGGCAGAGCGCAACGTGCTCCTGAAAAATGTCAAGCACCCCTTCCTCGTGGGACTCCACTACTCCTTCCAGACTTCGGAGAAACTTTACTTTGTGCTTGACTATGTAAACGGGGGAGAG CTCTTCTTCCACTTGCAAAGGGAGCGCTGCTTCCGTGAACCCCGGGCCCGATTCTATGCCGCAGAAGTCGCTAGTGCGATTGGGTACCTGCATTCCTTAAACATCATTTACAG ggaCTTAAAACCTGAGAACATCCTCCTGGATTGCCAG GGACATATAGTACTAACAGACTTTGGACTCTGCAAAGAAGGAATGGAGCAAGAGGAGACAACTTCTACTTTTTGTGGCACTCCTGAG TACTTGGCTCCTGAGGTGCTAAAGAAGCAGCCGTATGACAGGACAGTAGACTGGTGGTGCCTAGGGGCTGTCCTCTATGAGATGCTGTTTGGACTG CCTCCTTTTTACAGCCGGGATGTGTCTCAAATGTATGACAACATTCTGCACAAGCCACTCCAGATCCAAGGAAGCAAGACAGTGGCAGCTTGTGACATCCTCCAGGGACTTCTCCACAAGGATCAGAAGAGGAGGCTGGGTGCCAAGACAGACTTT CTTGAGATAAAGAACCATGTATTCTTCAGCCCCATAAACTGGGACGACTTGTACCACAAGAGGATTACTCCTCCATTCAACCCCAATGTG GCTGGTCCAGCTGATCTGCGACACTTTGATCCAGAGTTCACCCAAGAAGCAATCTCCACCTCCATCACCCACACGCCTGACCtagcagccagcagctccagtgcCTCAGATGCATTTTTAGGATTTTCTTATGCACCAACTGAAGAGGACATCTAG
- the SGK2 gene encoding serine/threonine-protein kinase Sgk2 isoform X5, with protein sequence MDRSRSPDKSTQPPTPTDNINLGPSANPNAKPTDFDFLKVIGKGSFGKQNHIMAERNVLLKNVKHPFLVGLHYSFQTSEKLYFVLDYVNGGELFFHLQRERCFREPRARFYAAEVASAIGYLHSLNIIYRDLKPENILLDCQGHIVLTDFGLCKEGMEQEETTSTFCGTPEYLAPEVLKKQPYDRTVDWWCLGAVLYEMLFGLPPFYSRDVSQMYDNILHKPLQIQGSKTVAACDILQGLLHKDQKRRLGAKTDFLEIKNHVFFSPINWDDLYHKRITPPFNPNVAGPADLRHFDPEFTQEAISTSITHTPDLAASSSSASDAFLGFSYAPTEEDI encoded by the exons ATGGATCGTTCTCGGAGCCCGGACAAAAGCACCCAG CCTCCAACACCAACTGACAACATCAACCTCGGACCTTCTGCTAACCCAAA TGCCAAGCCAACAGACTTTGACTTCCTGAAGGTTATTGGCAAAGGAAGCTTTGGAAAA CAAAACCACATCATGGCAGAGCGCAACGTGCTCCTGAAAAATGTCAAGCACCCCTTCCTCGTGGGACTCCACTACTCCTTCCAGACTTCGGAGAAACTTTACTTTGTGCTTGACTATGTAAACGGGGGAGAG CTCTTCTTCCACTTGCAAAGGGAGCGCTGCTTCCGTGAACCCCGGGCCCGATTCTATGCCGCAGAAGTCGCTAGTGCGATTGGGTACCTGCATTCCTTAAACATCATTTACAG ggaCTTAAAACCTGAGAACATCCTCCTGGATTGCCAG GGACATATAGTACTAACAGACTTTGGACTCTGCAAAGAAGGAATGGAGCAAGAGGAGACAACTTCTACTTTTTGTGGCACTCCTGAG TACTTGGCTCCTGAGGTGCTAAAGAAGCAGCCGTATGACAGGACAGTAGACTGGTGGTGCCTAGGGGCTGTCCTCTATGAGATGCTGTTTGGACTG CCTCCTTTTTACAGCCGGGATGTGTCTCAAATGTATGACAACATTCTGCACAAGCCACTCCAGATCCAAGGAAGCAAGACAGTGGCAGCTTGTGACATCCTCCAGGGACTTCTCCACAAGGATCAGAAGAGGAGGCTGGGTGCCAAGACAGACTTT CTTGAGATAAAGAACCATGTATTCTTCAGCCCCATAAACTGGGACGACTTGTACCACAAGAGGATTACTCCTCCATTCAACCCCAATGTG GCTGGTCCAGCTGATCTGCGACACTTTGATCCAGAGTTCACCCAAGAAGCAATCTCCACCTCCATCACCCACACGCCTGACCtagcagccagcagctccagtgcCTCAGATGCATTTTTAGGATTTTCTTATGCACCAACTGAAGAGGACATCTAG
- the SGK2 gene encoding serine/threonine-protein kinase Sgk2 isoform X1 — protein MYVAWMEPSSTALGKTKELIKHGRERIGQTIKASGSRLCSYAERVAFLMDRSRSPDKSTQPPTPTDNINLGPSANPNAKPTDFDFLKVIGKGSFGKVLLAKRKCDGTFYAVKVLHKKTILKKKEQNHIMAERNVLLKNVKHPFLVGLHYSFQTSEKLYFVLDYVNGGELFFHLQRERCFREPRARFYAAEVASAIGYLHSLNIIYRDLKPENILLDCQGHIVLTDFGLCKEGMEQEETTSTFCGTPEYLAPEVLKKQPYDRTVDWWCLGAVLYEMLFGLPPFYSRDVSQMYDNILHKPLQIQGSKTVAACDILQGLLHKDQKRRLGAKTDFLEIKNHVFFSPINWDDLYHKRITPPFNPNVAGPADLRHFDPEFTQEAISTSITHTPDLAASSSSASDAFLGFSYAPTEEDI, from the exons ATGTACGTGGCCTGGATGGAGCCCTCCTCCACTGCCCTGGGGAAGACGAAGG AACTCATCAAGCACGGCCGCGAGAGGATAGGACAAACCATCAAGGCCTCCGGCTCCAGGCTCTGCTCGTA TGCTGAACGAGTTGCTTTTTTAATGGATCGTTCTCGGAGCCCGGACAAAAGCACCCAG CCTCCAACACCAACTGACAACATCAACCTCGGACCTTCTGCTAACCCAAA TGCCAAGCCAACAGACTTTGACTTCCTGAAGGTTATTGGCAAAGGAAGCTTTGGAAAA GTTCTCCTGGCCAAACGCAAGTGTGATGGGACTTTTTATGCAGTGAAAGTCTTGCATAAGAAAACcatcctaaagaaaaaagag CAAAACCACATCATGGCAGAGCGCAACGTGCTCCTGAAAAATGTCAAGCACCCCTTCCTCGTGGGACTCCACTACTCCTTCCAGACTTCGGAGAAACTTTACTTTGTGCTTGACTATGTAAACGGGGGAGAG CTCTTCTTCCACTTGCAAAGGGAGCGCTGCTTCCGTGAACCCCGGGCCCGATTCTATGCCGCAGAAGTCGCTAGTGCGATTGGGTACCTGCATTCCTTAAACATCATTTACAG ggaCTTAAAACCTGAGAACATCCTCCTGGATTGCCAG GGACATATAGTACTAACAGACTTTGGACTCTGCAAAGAAGGAATGGAGCAAGAGGAGACAACTTCTACTTTTTGTGGCACTCCTGAG TACTTGGCTCCTGAGGTGCTAAAGAAGCAGCCGTATGACAGGACAGTAGACTGGTGGTGCCTAGGGGCTGTCCTCTATGAGATGCTGTTTGGACTG CCTCCTTTTTACAGCCGGGATGTGTCTCAAATGTATGACAACATTCTGCACAAGCCACTCCAGATCCAAGGAAGCAAGACAGTGGCAGCTTGTGACATCCTCCAGGGACTTCTCCACAAGGATCAGAAGAGGAGGCTGGGTGCCAAGACAGACTTT CTTGAGATAAAGAACCATGTATTCTTCAGCCCCATAAACTGGGACGACTTGTACCACAAGAGGATTACTCCTCCATTCAACCCCAATGTG GCTGGTCCAGCTGATCTGCGACACTTTGATCCAGAGTTCACCCAAGAAGCAATCTCCACCTCCATCACCCACACGCCTGACCtagcagccagcagctccagtgcCTCAGATGCATTTTTAGGATTTTCTTATGCACCAACTGAAGAGGACATCTAG
- the SGK2 gene encoding serine/threonine-protein kinase Sgk2 isoform X2, with translation MYVAWMEPSSTALGKTKELIKHGRERIGQTIKASGSRLCSYAERVAFLMDRSRSPDKSTQPPTPTDNINLGPSANPNAKPTDFDFLKVIGKGSFGKQNHIMAERNVLLKNVKHPFLVGLHYSFQTSEKLYFVLDYVNGGELFFHLQRERCFREPRARFYAAEVASAIGYLHSLNIIYRDLKPENILLDCQGHIVLTDFGLCKEGMEQEETTSTFCGTPEYLAPEVLKKQPYDRTVDWWCLGAVLYEMLFGLPPFYSRDVSQMYDNILHKPLQIQGSKTVAACDILQGLLHKDQKRRLGAKTDFLEIKNHVFFSPINWDDLYHKRITPPFNPNVAGPADLRHFDPEFTQEAISTSITHTPDLAASSSSASDAFLGFSYAPTEEDI, from the exons ATGTACGTGGCCTGGATGGAGCCCTCCTCCACTGCCCTGGGGAAGACGAAGG AACTCATCAAGCACGGCCGCGAGAGGATAGGACAAACCATCAAGGCCTCCGGCTCCAGGCTCTGCTCGTA TGCTGAACGAGTTGCTTTTTTAATGGATCGTTCTCGGAGCCCGGACAAAAGCACCCAG CCTCCAACACCAACTGACAACATCAACCTCGGACCTTCTGCTAACCCAAA TGCCAAGCCAACAGACTTTGACTTCCTGAAGGTTATTGGCAAAGGAAGCTTTGGAAAA CAAAACCACATCATGGCAGAGCGCAACGTGCTCCTGAAAAATGTCAAGCACCCCTTCCTCGTGGGACTCCACTACTCCTTCCAGACTTCGGAGAAACTTTACTTTGTGCTTGACTATGTAAACGGGGGAGAG CTCTTCTTCCACTTGCAAAGGGAGCGCTGCTTCCGTGAACCCCGGGCCCGATTCTATGCCGCAGAAGTCGCTAGTGCGATTGGGTACCTGCATTCCTTAAACATCATTTACAG ggaCTTAAAACCTGAGAACATCCTCCTGGATTGCCAG GGACATATAGTACTAACAGACTTTGGACTCTGCAAAGAAGGAATGGAGCAAGAGGAGACAACTTCTACTTTTTGTGGCACTCCTGAG TACTTGGCTCCTGAGGTGCTAAAGAAGCAGCCGTATGACAGGACAGTAGACTGGTGGTGCCTAGGGGCTGTCCTCTATGAGATGCTGTTTGGACTG CCTCCTTTTTACAGCCGGGATGTGTCTCAAATGTATGACAACATTCTGCACAAGCCACTCCAGATCCAAGGAAGCAAGACAGTGGCAGCTTGTGACATCCTCCAGGGACTTCTCCACAAGGATCAGAAGAGGAGGCTGGGTGCCAAGACAGACTTT CTTGAGATAAAGAACCATGTATTCTTCAGCCCCATAAACTGGGACGACTTGTACCACAAGAGGATTACTCCTCCATTCAACCCCAATGTG GCTGGTCCAGCTGATCTGCGACACTTTGATCCAGAGTTCACCCAAGAAGCAATCTCCACCTCCATCACCCACACGCCTGACCtagcagccagcagctccagtgcCTCAGATGCATTTTTAGGATTTTCTTATGCACCAACTGAAGAGGACATCTAG